From a single Drosophila sulfurigaster albostrigata strain 15112-1811.04 chromosome 3, ASM2355843v2, whole genome shotgun sequence genomic region:
- the LOC133843371 gene encoding odorant receptor 49b, with the protein MFEDIKLIYMNVRILRFWALLYDKNVKRYICLTLTIFHVVTQLLYMLSTNEGITGIIRNSYMLVLWINTLLRAYLLLLDQNSYLQLISNLQADYYQLQRLKDGYVTHLLDQVNRQGQLMARGNLFFGLLTCIGFGLYPLSSSERVLPFGSKIPGVNEYATPYYQIWFVFHMLITPMGCCMYIPYTSLCVAFIMFGIVMCKALQHRLRCLSQKQLTREQLSVEIVDCIIYHQRIIDYIQTINKLTTYIFLIEFLAFGALLCALLFMLIFVDSTAHVAIVGAYINMILAQILALYWYANELREQNLAIATAAYETEWFTFDLAIRKNIQLMILRAQRPASIRLGNIRPITLELFQHLLNTTYTFFTVLKRIYG; encoded by the exons ATGTTTGAggatatcaaattaatttatatgaacGTTCGCATCCTACGCTTCTGGGCTTTGCTCTACGATAAGAATGTGAAGCGTTACATTTGCCTAACGCTGACCATCTTCCATGTGGTCACCCAGCTGCTGTACATGTTGTCCACCAACGAAGGCATCACCGGCATCATTCGCAACTCGTACATGCTTGTGCTGTGGATAAACACACTGCTGCGGGCATATTTACTGCTACTTGACCAGAATAGCTACTTGCAGTTGATTAGCAATCTACAAGCTGACTACTATCAGCTGCAGCGTCTTAAAGATGGCTATGTGACGCATCTGTTGGATCAGGTGAATCGACAGGGTCAGCTTATGGCGCGTGGAAATCTATTCTTTGGTCTGCTCACCTGCATCGGCTTTGGTCTGTATCCGTTGAGTTCAAGTGAGCGAG TTTTGCCCTTTGGTAGCAAAATACCCGGCGTGAATGAGTACGCCACGCCCTACTATCAAATTTGGTTCGTCTTTCACATGCTCATCACCCCGATGGGCTGCTGCATGTATATACCGTACACGAGTCTCTGTGTTGCCTTCATTATGTTCGGGATTGTGATGTGCAAGGCGCTGCAACATCGATTGCGTTGCCTCAGCCAAAAGCAGCTAACCCGAGAGCAACTATCTGTGGAAATAGTCGATTGTATTATCTATCATCAGCGGATCATTGA TTATATACAGACCATCAATAAGCTAACAACCTACATATTTCTGATTgagtttttggcatttggtGCTCTCCTCTGCGCCTTACTCTTTATGCTGATATTC GTGGATTCAACGGCGCATGTGGCCATTGTAGGTGCGTATATAAACATGATACTGGCACAGATATTGGCCCTGTACTGGTATGCCAATGAGTTAAGGGAACAG AACTTGGCCATTGCCACGGCTGCGTATGAGACCGAATGGTTTACCTTTGACCTCGCCATACGCAAAAACATTCAGCTGATGATATTGCGTGCACAGCGTCCAGCTTCG ATACGCTTGGGCAACATTCGACCCATCACCCTGGAGCTATTTCAGCATCTGCTCAACACAACTTACACCTTCTTCACGGTGCTCAAACGCATTTACGGTTAA